Part of the Candidatus Omnitrophota bacterium genome is shown below.
AGGAGATAACTTCTTTCCATGAATCCGGGCACGCTTTGCTTTCTTTGCTGCTGCCCGAAGTTAATCCTTTAAAGAAGGTCTCGATAATCCCTAGAGGCTTGGCCGGAGGATATACTTTTACACCTCCGTTAGAAGACCGGCATTATTGGACCAAGGCGGAATTAATCGCCGAGATTACGATGATGCTTGGGGGCAGGGCTTCGGAAGAGTTAAACCTAAACGGGGTCACTACCGGCGCGCAGAACGATCTGGAGGTGGCCACAGCTATGGCCAGGCGAATGGTTACGCAATTTGGAATGTCGGAAAAGCTGGGAAATTTAACCTTAGGTAAAAGAGAAGGGCTGGTATTTTTGGGCCGCGATATTATGGAGGAGAGGAACTACAGCGAACAAACCGCCCATATCATTGACGAAGAGGTAAAAAAAATAATTGATGATGCTTATGGAAAAGCAATCGAGCTATTAAAAAATAATCTGGATAAGCTTAAGCTTCTGGCAAGTAACCTTTTAGAGAAAGAAGTTTTAGGGGCAGAGGATGTAAAAAAATTACTGGGGATTGAAAAAAGCGACTTAGTTTAAAAATGCGTATTTTCCGGTTTACCGACCAAAACGAAGTAAGGAAGTCTATGCAGAATATCGGAGTTGATCCGTATGGTATCAAGATCATGCTGCCCAAGGCTCTTGCCTTTACAATTCGCTTAAATGCCATAAACAATGTTACGGCTAATATCCTTAAGCAGGAGATGCTTTCTTTGGGAGGGGATGCGGCGGTTGCCAGAGGGTCGCTTACCGGAAAAACTAAAAAAACCGATATTCTTCTTTTCGGCCAGCTCCGGCAGCTTAAATCCCTGGCGGATAAATTAAAATTCCAGCCTTTTGGCCTGCGTAAACTTGGAGTTGAGCTGGATGAAAATATTGAAAATTACACCCGGGATAATTTTATTTTAGGATTAAGAGAACACACTTTGAATCTTAGCCAAAAAACCCAGATTATGGGCATTATTAACTTAACTCCGGATTCATTTAGCGGGGATGGTTTATATAAGGCAAACCGCAAAGAACATCTCAAGCTGGTTTTAGAAAAAGCGCAAAAAATGTCCGCTGATGGGGCAGATATAATTGACCTTGGAGGACAATCCAGCCGTCCGGGCGCAAAAGCAATCAGCACTAAAGAAGAACTGCTGCGTACTGCGCCCGCGGTAAAGCTATTGGCAAAAAAAATTACTACTCCTATTTCTATCGATACTACCAAGCCGGAGGTTGCCGAGGCTGCCTTAGAAGCCGGGGCGCAGATAATTAATGATATCTCGGGATTAAGAAATAAGCGCATGATTAAAGTAGCCGCCAAATATAAGGCTGCTGTAGTGATTATGCATATGCTTGGGTTACCGGTAAATATGCAGAAAAAAATCGCCTACCATTCCTTAATTGATGACATTACCGCCTATTTAAAAACCGCGATTGAGTCTGCCTGCTCCGGTGGAATAAATCCGGATAAAATCATTATCGATCCAGGGCTGGGATTTGGGAAAACCAAAGAACATAATCTTGCAATAATGCGGCATCTGGCGGATTTTAAAGTCTTAGGAAAACCTATCCTGATCGGGCCATCCCGAAAATCTTTTATCGGTAAAGTCTTAGGCACTGACGTTAAAAAAAGGACCGCCGGTTCACTGGCCGCCTCGGTAATGGCAGCTCTAAACGGAGCAAATATACTCCGCGTGCATGATGTTAAAGAAACAAACCAATCCTTAAAAATTGTCGAGGCGATAAAAAATGCTGACGCATAACCTGATTTTATACTGGAAACCGGTAGTTGAAATTTTAATCCTGTGGTTCTTTATTTACCACATCCTGCTTTTTTTCGTAGGGACACGGGCAATACAAGCTTTACGGGGAATAATCATACTGTTACTTGCTTTCTTAATTTTCCAAAAATTTGATTTTTTCGTATTAAATAGGTTATTCAAAGAACTCTTTGGCATATCGGTGATTGCGATCTTAATTATTTTTCATCCTGAGATCCGGCAAGGTTTAGCCTCCATAGGCAAAGGGCAGGTTTTCAAAACCAACCAGAAAGATGAGGGCATCGACTTTATTATCAGCCAAATTACGCAGGCCTGTGAAAATTTAGCGCAAAATAAACTCGGCGCTCTGATTGCTATTGAAAAAAACGACTCCTTATCGGCATATATCCAAAGCGGCGAGATCATCGACTCGCGCATTTGCGCCGATTTAATCGAAGCGATCTTTACCCCGAATAACCCGCTTCACGACGGCGCAATGATCATCCAAAAAAGAAGGATCGCCGCCGCCGGATGTTTTTTCCCCCTTACGGCAAACCAGCAACTAAGCCGGATTTTTGGGACACGCCACCGCGCGGCCTTAGGTTTAAGCGAAGAGAATGACGCGGTATTAATTATTGTCTCCGAAGAAAGGCACGACATATCCATAATTTTCCGCAAGAAATTTTATAAGGATTTGGGCGGAAAACAACTGGAAGCAAAAATAAAGGAGTTGCTTTTAAATGAATAAAACAGGTATTTTTTCCCGCATAGCCTCATTCTTTATCACCCACCCCTGGTTAAAACTTATCTCCTTGCTGCTGGCGGTTATTGTCTGGTTTTACGTAAAAGGGGAGAAGATTTAAAGTCAAATATGCCTAAATTGGGAGTAAACATTGATCATGTAGCTACTCTTCGCCAGGCGCGCAGGGGAATCTTTCCGGATCCCGTATACGCGGCATTTTTATGCGAAGAAGCCGGCGCCGATAGTATCGTGGCGCATTTAAGGGAAGACCGCAGGCACATTCAGGATGAGGATATCCGCCTTCTGCGTAAAAAAATCAGGACTAAACTTAATCTGGAGATGTCCATTGCTCCGCAGATTCTAAAGATTGCCTGTAAAATTAAGCCCTACCAGGCTACTCTGGTACCCGAGAATAGAAAAGAACTGACTACTGAAGGCGGGCTGGACGTGATCGGCAACCTTAAAAAAATTACCTCTGCTTTAAAAAAATTGAAAAACTGCGGGATTCGGGTAAGTTTATTTATTGACCCGGATAAAGATCAGGTTGATGCGGCAAAAAAATCCGGGGCCAAGATTATTGAATTGCATACAGGCGGCTATGCCGATGCAAAAAAAATAAAGCGGAAAAGAAAACTGCTTAATCAGATAAAAAATACTGTTAAATACGCAAAAGCCAAAGGCCTGATAGTTAATGCCGGCCATGGCCTGGATTACGCCAACGTCACAAATATTGCTAAAATTAAAGGAATAGAGGAGCTTAATATTGGCTATTCGCTTATCTGCAAGGGGTTATACGTTGGTTTATTTAAAGCGGTTAAAGAGATGCGGAGGTTGATAAAGTAATGTTTATCGGCACCGGCGTAGATATTACCGAGGTCCGGCGGATCCGCCAGGCGATTGAAAAATGGGGAAATGATTTTTTGCGCCGTGTTTTCACGGAAAGCGAGATTGAAAACGCCAAAACCAAAACTTCT
Proteins encoded:
- the folP gene encoding dihydropteroate synthase; the protein is MRIFRFTDQNEVRKSMQNIGVDPYGIKIMLPKALAFTIRLNAINNVTANILKQEMLSLGGDAAVARGSLTGKTKKTDILLFGQLRQLKSLADKLKFQPFGLRKLGVELDENIENYTRDNFILGLREHTLNLSQKTQIMGIINLTPDSFSGDGLYKANRKEHLKLVLEKAQKMSADGADIIDLGGQSSRPGAKAISTKEELLRTAPAVKLLAKKITTPISIDTTKPEVAEAALEAGAQIINDISGLRNKRMIKVAAKYKAAVVIMHMLGLPVNMQKKIAYHSLIDDITAYLKTAIESACSGGINPDKIIIDPGLGFGKTKEHNLAIMRHLADFKVLGKPILIGPSRKSFIGKVLGTDVKKRTAGSLAASVMAALNGANILRVHDVKETNQSLKIVEAIKNADA
- the cdaA gene encoding diadenylate cyclase CdaA, producing the protein MLTHNLILYWKPVVEILILWFFIYHILLFFVGTRAIQALRGIIILLLAFLIFQKFDFFVLNRLFKELFGISVIAILIIFHPEIRQGLASIGKGQVFKTNQKDEGIDFIISQITQACENLAQNKLGALIAIEKNDSLSAYIQSGEIIDSRICADLIEAIFTPNNPLHDGAMIIQKRRIAAAGCFFPLTANQQLSRIFGTRHRAALGLSEENDAVLIIVSEERHDISIIFRKKFYKDLGGKQLEAKIKELLLNE
- a CDS encoding pyridoxine 5'-phosphate synthase is translated as MPKLGVNIDHVATLRQARRGIFPDPVYAAFLCEEAGADSIVAHLREDRRHIQDEDIRLLRKKIRTKLNLEMSIAPQILKIACKIKPYQATLVPENRKELTTEGGLDVIGNLKKITSALKKLKNCGIRVSLFIDPDKDQVDAAKKSGAKIIELHTGGYADAKKIKRKRKLLNQIKNTVKYAKAKGLIVNAGHGLDYANVTNIAKIKGIEELNIGYSLICKGLYVGLFKAVKEMRRLIK